The sequence below is a genomic window from Thiomonas intermedia.
AGCGCCTGGGTCAGGCCGAACACCAGACCGCGCTCATGGGCTGGACCGGCGACAACGGCGACCCTGACAACTTCCTCAACACCCTGCTGGGCTGCGCCGGCGTGCATACCACGCAGAACATCGCCGAATGGTGCTATCAGCCCTTCCAGAAGCTGACCACCGAAGCCCAGCAAACCAGCGACGTGGCCAAACGCACCAAGCTCTACGAGCAGGCGCAAGAGGTCTTCCATCAGCAGGTGCCCTGGGTGCCAATCGACTACTCGACCGACTTCATGCCCATGTCCACCAAGGTCCACGGCTACAAGATTCAGCCGACCGGGGTGCACGTGTTCTATGGCGTGAGCCTGCAGTAAGTCTCTTCCTCGGCAACCGGCCGGATCGCGTGAACCCTGCGCGGTTCGCGGCGATCCGGCCGGTTGTCGTTCTGCTCCGCATGCCTCGCCTCATCGCCGATTCACCGCCCATCCGGCGGCAAGCGGCGCGGCGCGGCGTTGCCTTGTCGCCTCTTTCGCACGCCCCGCATGATTTCCTTTCTCCTCAAACGCCTGGCGCTGGTGATCCCGGCGCTGCTGGGCGTGAGTCTGCTCAGCTTCGCCCTCATCCACCTCATTCCCGGCGACCCGGTCACCATCATGGTCGGCGAGCGCGGGCTCACGCCGCAGCGCCATGCCGAAATGCTGCATCAGCTCGGGCTGGACAAGCCGTTGTGGCAGCAATTCGTGATGTATGACTGGAACGCGCTGCACGGCAACCTGGGCACCTCCATCTTCACCCGCACGCCGGTGATGCATGATTTTCTTCAGCGCTTTCCGGCGACGGTCGAGCTGTCGCTGGCGGCCATTCTGTTTGCCATCCTGATCGGTCTGCCCGCGGGCGTGCTGGCCGCCGTCAAACGCGGCAGCTGGATCGACCATACCGTGATGACCGCCAGCCTGACCGGCTACTCCATGCCCATCTTCTGGTGGGGACTGTTGCTGATTCTCTTGTTCTCGGTGCAACTGGGCTGGACGCCGGTGTCGGGGCGACTTTCGCCCGAGTTCTGGATCACGCCGCATACCGGCTTCATGCTGATCGACACCCTCAGGGCCGGCGACTACGACGCCTTCAAGGACGCGCTCAAGCACCTCATCCTGCCGGCCATCGTGCTGGGCACCATTCCGCTGGCGGTGATCGCGCGCATGACGCGCTCGTCCATGCTGGAGGTGCTGGGCGAGGACTACGTGCGCACCGCGCGCGCCAAGGGCGCTTCGCCGTGGCGGGTGATTCTGGTGCATGCGCTGCGCAATGCGCTCATTCCGGTCGTCACCGTCACGGGGCTGCAGGTCGGGGTGATGCTCGCCGGAGCCATCCTGACCGAAACCATCTTCTCCTGGCCGGGCATCGGCCAGTGGATGGTGCAGGCGATCAACCAGCGCGACTACCCCGTGGTGCAGGGCGGCATCCTGCTGATCTCCAGCGTGATCATCCTGGTCAATCTGCTGGTGGATCTGACCTACGGCCTCATCAACCCGCGCATCCGCCACACGCGCTGAACCGGAAGGACGCCGATATGCAAACCGATCCGCAGCGCGAACTCGCGCTGGACGCCGCGTCCGATGCGGCCGAGGGCCACGCCTTCGCCCATGTGGACACCCGACCGCCCCATCCCGCCATCGAGGTCTGGCGCTATTTCCGCGAGAACAAGGGGGCCCTGCTGGGTCTGGCCGTCAGCGTGGCGCTGGTGCTCATCGCCCTCTTCGCCCCCATTCTTGCCCCGCACTCGCCGATCAACCAGGACCAGACGGCATTTCTGCAGCCCCCCGCCTGGCTGCCCGGCGGGAGCTGGACCTATCCGCTGGGCACCGACGCCGTCGGACGCGACATCCTGTCGCGGCTGATCTACGGCTCGCGCCTGTCGCTGTTCGTCGGCCTGCTGGTGGTGACACTCTCGCTGGCCGTGGGCGTGGTGCTGGGCCTGGTGGCCGGGTTCTACCGCGGTTGGGTCGACGGGGTGGTGATGCGTCTGGTGGACATCATGCTGGCGGTGCCCAGCCTGCTGCTGGCCATCGCCATCGTGGCCATTCTGGGGCCGAGCCTGACCAATGCCATCGTCGCGATCTCCATCGTCAACATACCGTTCTACATTCGCCTGGCCCGGGCTTCGGTCATTGCCGAATCCGGCAAGGACTATGTGATGGCCTCCCGCGTGGCGGGTGCCGGGCCGTTGCGACTGATGTTCTCCACCTTGCTGCCCAACTGCACCGCGCCGCTGATCGTGCAGGCCACGCTGGGCTTCTCCAGCGCCATCCTCGACGCCGCGGCGCTGGGCTTTCTGGGCCTGGGCGCACAGCCGCCGACCCCCGAATGGGGCACCATGCTGGCCGACTCGATGCAGTTCGTGCAAAGCGCCTGGTGGGTGGTGACCTTTCCCGGTCTGGCCATTCTGATCACCGTGCTCGCCTTCAACCTCATGGGTGACGGCCTGCGCGACGCCCTGGACCCCAAACTCAAACGCTGATGGCCGCCCTTCTCGACATTCAGAACCTGCGCGTCGAATTCGGCGCCGCAGACCAACCCTTCCGCGCGGTGGACGGCGTCAGCCTCACCGTGCAACCCGGCGAAGTGCTGGGCATCGTCGGCGAGTCCGGCTCGGGCAAGAGCGTCACCTCGCTCGCGCTCATGGGCCTGATCGCCTATCCCGGCCGTGTGAGCGCCGACCGCCTGATGTTCGATGGCCAGGATCTGCTGGCCCTGCCGCCCAAGCGGCGCCGCGCCATCACGGGTGGTGACATCGCCATGATCTTCCAGGAGCCCATGACCAGCCTGAACCCCAGCTTCACCGTGGGATGGCAGATCATGGAGGCGCTGAAAATCCATGAGGGCGGCAACGCCCGCGGTCGCCGCGAGCGGGCCGCCGAGCTGCTGGCGCAGGTGGGCATTCCCGACCCGCGCCACCGCCTCGGCGCCTATCCGCATCAGCTCTCCGGCGGCATGAGCCAGCGGGTGATGATCGCCATGGCCATCGCCTGCAACCCCAAGCTGCTGATCGCCGACGAGCCCACGACGGCGCTGGACGTGACCATCCAGGCGCAGATCATGGATCTTCTGCTGCGCCTGCAGCAAGAACGCGGCATGTCGCTCATCCTCATCACCCACGACCTCGCCGTGGTGGCCGAAGCCGCGCACCGCGTCCAGGTGATGTATGCCGGCCAGGTGGTCGAAACCGCCCGTGCCGACACCGTGTTCGACGCCCCCCGCCATCCCTACACCGAAGCCCTGCTCGGCTCGCTGCCCGAGCGGGCGCAGGGGCAGCGGCGCCTCAACGCCCTGCCCGGCATGGTGCCGGGTCAGCACGACCGGCCTCGCGGCTGCCTGCTCAACCCGCGCTGCCCCTATGTGACCGAGCGCTGCCGCACGGCACGCCCTGTACTTGACGGCCCGGCGGAGCATCAGGTTCGCTGCTTCCATCCTCTTGCCCCGGCGGCGTCCGGTGCCGCCACCCTGGAGTCCGCATGACGACCCCGAACCCTCCCACCCCCGTCCTGAAGGCCGAAGACCTCAGCCGACACTACGCCGTGCGCAACGGGCTGTTCCGCCCCAAGGGCACCGTGCGTGCGCTGGCTGGCGTCTCGTTCAGTCTGCCGGCGGGCCGCACCCTGGCCGTGGTCGGCGAATCGGGCTGCGGCAAGTCCACGCTCGCGCGGCAGGTGACCTTCATCGAATCGCCCACCGCAGGCACCATCCATCTCGACGGCCAACCCGTGGCCCTGCACGACCATGCCGCGCTCAAGCAGGCGCGCACCCAGGTGCAGATCGTGTTCCAGAACCCCTACGGCTCGCTCAACCCCCGCAAGACCGTGCGCAGCACGCTCGAAGAGCCGCTCATCATCAACACCCGTATGACCACGGCCGAACGCCGCGAGCGGGTGGACTGGATGATGGCCAAGGTCGGCCTGCGCACCGAGCACGGCGTCCGCTACCCGCACATGTTTTCCGGCGGCCAGCGCCAGCGCATCGCCATCGCCCGCGCGCTGATACTCAACCCCCGCGTGGTCGTCGCCGACGAACCCGTTTCTGCACTCGACGTCTCGGTGCGCGCGCAGGTGCTCAACCTGCTCATGGACCTGGGCGAGGAATTCGGCGTGGCCTACCTGTTCATCTCCCATGACCTGTCGGTGGTCCGCCATATCGCCGACGAGGTGATGGTCATGTACCTCGGCCGCACTGTGGAGATCGGCCCGCGGGAAACCCTGCTCGACACCCCGCTGCACCCCTACACCCGCGCCCTCATCGCCGCCACGCCGCAGATCGAGGCGAGCCGCCGCCAGGTGCGTGTGCCCCTCAAGGGCGAGTTGCCCTCGCCGCTCAACCCGCCGTCGGGTTGCGCCTTCCACACCCGCTGCCCGCACGCCGTGGCCCGGTGCAAGGCCGAGGTGCCCCTGCTGCGCGTCGTGGCGGGGCGCGAGGTGGCCTGCCATCTCGCCGAGGCGCTCGCCGCCGAGCCCGACACCCCCGCCTGAGGGCGAGGTTGGGAGGGGAGTCCGTTGCATGGCGCGGCCCGCGCCCCGTCCCCACCTCCCGACTCCCGATAGATCGGCCCTCTGCACCAGAACGTGAGCGTTCCCGGTGCACGGCCAGCCCGCGAGCCTCCACACTGTCGTCCAAATCCGCGCGGCGCTACGTCATGGCGCCTCGTCATGGTGCGTATGCACCCGTTTTGCACCGTTTAAGTGCAATTTCTCTCCCGCCTGACCGCGACAGCGGTCCCGAGCGGCTAGAACGCCCCTTTGTAAAGCAGCGCCGACACTGGCATGAAACCTGCTGTAGACACCGGGCATTCAATCCAAGACGACTGAATCGTCAGCATGCTTCGAGGGGATGCATTGAAAACAAATCGATCGGCGTCGCTGCGCTGGGTGCGTGTCATCAAGCCCATCAAAGCATCTTGAACACACTCAATTCCGTCACTGGAAGGAGCAACACATGAAAATGATCACGGCCATCATCAAGCCGTTCAAGCTCGACGAGGTGCGCGAATCCTTGTCGGGCATCGGGGTGACCGGCAT
It includes:
- a CDS encoding ABC transporter permease subunit: MISFLLKRLALVIPALLGVSLLSFALIHLIPGDPVTIMVGERGLTPQRHAEMLHQLGLDKPLWQQFVMYDWNALHGNLGTSIFTRTPVMHDFLQRFPATVELSLAAILFAILIGLPAGVLAAVKRGSWIDHTVMTASLTGYSMPIFWWGLLLILLFSVQLGWTPVSGRLSPEFWITPHTGFMLIDTLRAGDYDAFKDALKHLILPAIVLGTIPLAVIARMTRSSMLEVLGEDYVRTARAKGASPWRVILVHALRNALIPVVTVTGLQVGVMLAGAILTETIFSWPGIGQWMVQAINQRDYPVVQGGILLISSVIILVNLLVDLTYGLINPRIRHTR
- a CDS encoding ABC transporter permease subunit: MQTDPQRELALDAASDAAEGHAFAHVDTRPPHPAIEVWRYFRENKGALLGLAVSVALVLIALFAPILAPHSPINQDQTAFLQPPAWLPGGSWTYPLGTDAVGRDILSRLIYGSRLSLFVGLLVVTLSLAVGVVLGLVAGFYRGWVDGVVMRLVDIMLAVPSLLLAIAIVAILGPSLTNAIVAISIVNIPFYIRLARASVIAESGKDYVMASRVAGAGPLRLMFSTLLPNCTAPLIVQATLGFSSAILDAAALGFLGLGAQPPTPEWGTMLADSMQFVQSAWWVVTFPGLAILITVLAFNLMGDGLRDALDPKLKR
- a CDS encoding oligopeptide/dipeptide ABC transporter ATP-binding protein, whose product is MAALLDIQNLRVEFGAADQPFRAVDGVSLTVQPGEVLGIVGESGSGKSVTSLALMGLIAYPGRVSADRLMFDGQDLLALPPKRRRAITGGDIAMIFQEPMTSLNPSFTVGWQIMEALKIHEGGNARGRRERAAELLAQVGIPDPRHRLGAYPHQLSGGMSQRVMIAMAIACNPKLLIADEPTTALDVTIQAQIMDLLLRLQQERGMSLILITHDLAVVAEAAHRVQVMYAGQVVETARADTVFDAPRHPYTEALLGSLPERAQGQRRLNALPGMVPGQHDRPRGCLLNPRCPYVTERCRTARPVLDGPAEHQVRCFHPLAPAASGAATLESA
- a CDS encoding dipeptide ABC transporter ATP-binding protein — encoded protein: MTTPNPPTPVLKAEDLSRHYAVRNGLFRPKGTVRALAGVSFSLPAGRTLAVVGESGCGKSTLARQVTFIESPTAGTIHLDGQPVALHDHAALKQARTQVQIVFQNPYGSLNPRKTVRSTLEEPLIINTRMTTAERRERVDWMMAKVGLRTEHGVRYPHMFSGGQRQRIAIARALILNPRVVVADEPVSALDVSVRAQVLNLLMDLGEEFGVAYLFISHDLSVVRHIADEVMVMYLGRTVEIGPRETLLDTPLHPYTRALIAATPQIEASRRQVRVPLKGELPSPLNPPSGCAFHTRCPHAVARCKAEVPLLRVVAGREVACHLAEALAAEPDTPA